In Mucilaginibacter sp. KACC 22063, the genomic stretch GTCAATCTGCGGGTCGTTGTTATTCAATCTGTCTTTGAAATCGGTGTTAACATTGATGTCAGGTTTCACCCCCTCATGTTCAATATCTTTGCCGTCAAGCGTGAAACAACCCCATGCAGGTATGCGTACGCTCGATCCGTCAACCAGGCCTTTGGCGCTGGTGAAGATGATCCAACGGTAAGTTTCAGTACCAACAATTTTGCCCAAATTGAGAGCCTTAAAGCCCTCCGAGGTCATTTCACCGTCGCTTAACGTTTGCTCGTTAATAAGCAAAATAATTGGCTTTGCCGATGGCGCAAAATTTGGCTGTTGCGTGCGTTTACCGCCACGGTATTGCCATTGCAGGTAAGGTTTCTGCGACAGGAAGTTTAACACCGCATCGTGTACGTTACCACCGGTATTGTAACGTAAGTCAAGGATCAGCGCATCTTTTTGATAGGCATAATCAACCATATCTTCTTTAAATTGCTCCAGGTTATCGGTACCCATAGCCTTCATGTAAACGTAAGCTATGCGGCCGTTACTTTCTTTCTCAACCATCTTACGGTTGCCGTCAATCCATTCGTCGTACAGTTCGTCTTTGAATTCGCCAGACGATTCAGGATGAATTTTAACGTTTATATTTTGACCGCCACGTTGGAAGGTTAGTTGCAATTCATCATCAAGTGATGGCTTGGTAAAATAGAAGTTACGGTCTTGCTGCGGATCAACGTCTACACCGTTTACGGCAACCAGTTTATCGCCTGGCTGTACGTTAATACCTTTACGGTCGGCATTGCTGCGGGTAATGATATGGTCAACTTTGTAAGGCTCGTCATTATCGAAAGCAATACCGGTTTCCATGGTACGGTAACGCAGGTTGGTGCGTTCTTCCATACCACTGCTGCTAAAGCCCATGTGCGATGAGTTAAGCTCGCCCAGCATATCGTTCAACATCAGGCGCAGGTCGGCACGGTTGTTTATATAAGGCAGGTAGGTAGCATATAATTTATGAATACCATCCCAGTTTACGCCGTGGAAGTTACCGTCATAGTAGTTTTCATCTAAATCTGCCCATGCCTCATCAAACATCTGGCGGAACTCGCCCTCCAGGTTACGGTCGAACTTAGCGCTTACATCCACTTTTTCTACCTTATTCTGGTCAAGGTTAAGTTTATAAGCATTACCGCCAGCCAGCATATAGTACTTATCACCAGTGTTCACAATATCGAACCCATAAAAATCAGCGCCGGCTACTTTTTCTGTTTTGTTGTTTTCAAACGGCTCAATAGTGGTACGGAAAACAGCGCGTTTACCCTCGGCCTGGTCTGATGAATAGTAAACAAAAGTTTTAGTGCCTTTTTGAATGACATAAGGATTGTTTTGATTACCGAAATCCTGGCTGATCTGCTCAATGCGTTTCATCGGCTCATTGGTATCAATCACAATGTCAGACGGTGCTTTCGGAGCAGGTTGCTGCGATACAGGCTTTTTAGCACCTGTTTTCTTGTCTTTCTGATCGGCAGGCTTTGTTTCCTCTTTTTTCTCTTCTTTGAAAAGGTCATCAAACTTGCTCAATTTAAAATCTGTATCAAATTTTTGCAGGGGAATGCGGTAAATATGCGAATCATGTAAGCCGTAAGGGTAGGCTGGCTGCGTACGCGACGATGCGAAGTAAATGAACTTACCATCAGGCGACCAGAACGGATCTGTTTCGGTAACACCTGAATTAGTTAGGTTGATAATTTTACCAGACTCTGTACTGTAAATGAAAATGTCCTGCTCAAAATTGCGATAGGCGGTATAGACTACATATTCGCCGTTTGGGGAGAAATAAGGCTGGCTATTTTGGAAACCCCAGATCTCATCGGTAGTAATGGTTTTACTGTCTAACGATTTAAGGTCCATCATGCGCACTTGGTCGCGGCCGCTTAGGTATACCGCTTGCGTGCGATTTTTATTGAAGACGATATTCCGGTTATTGCGCTGCTCGTTAGTCAGTTGTTTTTCTTTTCCTTTACCGTCGGCGCTAATGGTATACCAGTTAAGGAAACCACCTGATGTTTGATTAAACAATAAGGTACGGTTATCGGCAAGCCATTTCACTTCGGTAACACGCTCGGCATTACCGTGGTCAATATGCTGCGTGAATTTCCCGTCGATATCACTTACAAAAAGTTCGCCGCGTGAAACGTAAGCCAGCTTTTTGCCATCGGGCGATGCATCCAGGCTTTCCACTCTTCCGGCAAGGTCAAACTCCTGCTGTTTAGGCAGTACGTTGTTACGGAAAATAGTGAAGCTAAGTTTCTGCGTTTGTTTGCTGGCTACATCATATACAAACAGTTGATAGTCCTTTTCAAATACTACTTTAGCGCCGTTTGCACTTACAACAGGACGTTTAATAGAGGTTTTAAAACTGGTAAGCTCTGTTTTTTTACCGTTTACAAACGTGTAAAGATTGTATTCTTCATTGGCTTCGTCAGATACAAAGTACACATTGCCTTTCTGAT encodes the following:
- a CDS encoding S41 family peptidase; protein product: MKKVYLFLLSALMFKNAAVAQNQEVYFTSYPTLTPDGKTVIFSYEGDLWKADLNNPVAVRLTAMQGQETNPHVSPDGQWLAFSSNQFGNNDVYVMPLAGGDIKQLTYHEASDEVDSWSWDSKTIYFTSSRYNGFSAYKVSRSGGTPERLFGNFFNTIHGVVEHPKTGELYFSNTWESYRFPTRKHYKGAYNPDIQSYNPKTKAYKRYTDWIGKDFWASIDQKGNVYFVSDEANEEYNLYTFVNGKKTELTSFKTSIKRPVVSANGAKVVFEKDYQLFVYDVASKQTQKLSFTIFRNNVLPKQQEFDLAGRVESLDASPDGKKLAYVSRGELFVSDIDGKFTQHIDHGNAERVTEVKWLADNRTLLFNQTSGGFLNWYTISADGKGKEKQLTNEQRNNRNIVFNKNRTQAVYLSGRDQVRMMDLKSLDSKTITTDEIWGFQNSQPYFSPNGEYVVYTAYRNFEQDIFIYSTESGKIINLTNSGVTETDPFWSPDGKFIYFASSRTQPAYPYGLHDSHIYRIPLQKFDTDFKLSKFDDLFKEEKKEETKPADQKDKKTGAKKPVSQQPAPKAPSDIVIDTNEPMKRIEQISQDFGNQNNPYVIQKGTKTFVYYSSDQAEGKRAVFRTTIEPFENNKTEKVAGADFYGFDIVNTGDKYYMLAGGNAYKLNLDQNKVEKVDVSAKFDRNLEGEFRQMFDEAWADLDENYYDGNFHGVNWDGIHKLYATYLPYINNRADLRLMLNDMLGELNSSHMGFSSSGMEERTNLRYRTMETGIAFDNDEPYKVDHIITRSNADRKGINVQPGDKLVAVNGVDVDPQQDRNFYFTKPSLDDELQLTFQRGGQNINVKIHPESSGEFKDELYDEWIDGNRKMVEKESNGRIAYVYMKAMGTDNLEQFKEDMVDYAYQKDALILDLRYNTGGNVHDAVLNFLSQKPYLQWQYRGGKRTQQPNFAPSAKPIILLINEQTLSDGEMTSEGFKALNLGKIVGTETYRWIIFTSAKGLVDGSSVRIPAWGCFTLDGKDIEHEGVKPDINVNTDFKDRLNNNDPQIDRAVSEIMKQLK